A single genomic interval of Littorina saxatilis isolate snail1 linkage group LG17, US_GU_Lsax_2.0, whole genome shotgun sequence harbors:
- the LOC138952506 gene encoding galanin receptor 2a-like, with the protein MNVTSPKHFVIPGDGTQADNGCLLQESFVPQDNPDNLISKQVDFWLTTVNSAGVIPLLSVVGVPGNVLSAAVFYTQGLRERINLCVFSLALVDIVVLIVTLCLSVEQVYRAFVGPSSFFITYFTAAISTERCVCVVSPLRAQRMLPGWTLRGVLLLASTVLLTGMLVIAGPKHTIVCVYDPLTNVTSDIVYVTQYYKDNKKVLDILDVFIYATALPFIFLVVIVVTTSVTAVKLRSAARWRQQSSSAQPGAPSAAEHRDSREVALTKMLIATSVLFIVCLCPMLLVQVAMFLVPELKFGGRYHNMTSVLWSVISVFRCANSSFNFFVYHHLGSRFRNTLRQIARCRRARIRSGSADPINLSGRQEAFRPDCGKIGVHVVSQHVRE; encoded by the exons ATGAATGTGACGTCACCCAAACACTTCGTCATTCCTGGAGATGGGACACAAGCGGACAACGgctgtctgcttcaagagaGTTTTGTGCCTCAGGACAATCCTGACAACCTCATTAGCAAACAG GTAGATTTCTGGTTGACGACCGTCAACTCGGCAGGGGTCATCCCTCTTCTGTCCGTGGTGGGAGTTCCAGGCAATGTTCTCAGCGCCGCTGTGTTCTACACGCAGGGTCTGAGAGAACGGATCAACCTGTGCGTGTTCTCTCTTGCCCTGGTGGACATCGTGGTGCTGATCGTCacgctgtgtctgtccgtgGAGCAGGTCTACAGGGCCTTCGTCGGACCCTCCAGCTTCTTCATCACCTACTTTACGG CAGCCATCAGCACggagcggtgtgtgtgtgtggtcagccCTCTCCGCGCCCAGCGCATGCTGCCCGGCTGGACATTGCGGGGCGTCCTCCTCCTGGCCTCCACTGTCCTGCTGACCGGCATGCTGGTCATTGCCGGCCCCAAGCACACTATAGTCTGCGTCTATGACCCCTTGACCAATGTGACGTCAGACATCGTTTACGTCACACA ATACTACAAAGATAACAAGAAAGTACTGGACATTCTCGACGTTTTTATCTACGCCACCGCTCTCCCTTTCATCTTcctcgtcgtcatcgtcgtcaccACCTCTGTCACCGCCGTCAAGCTTCGTTCTGCCGCTAGGTGGCGTCAGCAGTCTTCCTCTGCACAACCCGGAGCGCCCTCTGCCGCTGAACACCGAGACTCCCGCGAGGTGGCGCTAACGAAAATGTTGATTGCTACGTCAGTGCTTTTTATCGTCTGCCTGTGTCCTATGCTCCTGGTGCAG GTGGCCATGTTCCTGGTGCCGGAGCTCAAGTTCGGCGGGCGGTACCACAATATGACGTCAGTGCTGTGGAGCGTCATCTCCGTGTTTCGCTGCGCCAACTCGTCATTCAACTTCTTCGTGTACCATCACCTGGGGTCGCGCTTCCGGAACACCCTGCGGCAGATCGCCCGGTGCAGGAGGGCCAGGATCCGTTCGGGTTCCGCTGATCCTATCAATCTGAGTGGGAGGCAGGAAGCGTTTAGGCCAGACTGTGGGAAGATTGGAGTTCATGTCGTATCCCAACATGTTCGAGAGTGA